A genomic segment from Candidatus Brocadia sinica JPN1 encodes:
- the pyk gene encoding pyruvate kinase, giving the protein MNTLSKTKIVCTIGPACNSPSMIEELIHAGMNVARLNFSHGALSDHEDNIKNIRLISTQLKRPVAIIQDLSGPKIRTGTFYKESITVKTNDLFTLTNKVLEGNERIASVSYPLLPDHVFAGDTILLCDGEIELKVVHKDKTNILCQVIVGGILSARKGINIPTRSLPIPSLTEKDKKDLDFGIEHDVDYVALSFVKNVDDISQLKELIHEKNKDIPVIAKIEKHEALNHLEEIIKTADAIMVARGDLGVEIPLERIPLVQKKIICIANSHCKPVITATQMLESMISNYRPTRAEVTDVANAIFDGSDAVMLSEETAKGRYPIESVRMLSKIAREVEPGLVRKTDFEAKRTPGAPVIIPDAISSATCQIADDLHIKAIITCTQTGGTARFVSKYRPKQLILAVTPSPHTYRRLALVWGVIPILTESMQNTDDMMKKGIEAAKQAGYISEGETLAITGGVPVWKPGSTNLLRVY; this is encoded by the coding sequence ATGAATACTCTCTCCAAGACAAAGATTGTTTGCACTATTGGACCCGCTTGTAATTCCCCATCCATGATTGAGGAACTGATACATGCAGGCATGAATGTTGCGAGGTTAAATTTTTCTCATGGCGCATTATCAGACCATGAAGATAATATTAAAAATATACGTCTCATTTCTACACAGTTAAAAAGACCAGTTGCAATTATCCAGGATTTATCAGGCCCAAAAATCAGGACAGGAACGTTCTATAAAGAATCCATTACAGTAAAAACCAATGACTTGTTTACACTTACAAATAAGGTTTTGGAAGGAAATGAACGGATAGCATCTGTTAGCTACCCGCTTTTACCCGATCATGTTTTTGCCGGAGATACTATCTTACTTTGTGATGGAGAGATTGAATTAAAGGTCGTTCATAAAGATAAAACTAATATTCTTTGTCAGGTTATTGTTGGAGGCATATTGAGTGCCAGAAAGGGAATCAACATACCAACAAGAAGCCTACCGATACCTTCCCTTACAGAAAAAGACAAGAAAGACCTCGACTTTGGAATTGAGCACGATGTGGATTATGTAGCACTGTCTTTTGTTAAAAACGTGGACGATATCTCACAACTTAAGGAACTTATCCATGAGAAAAATAAAGATATACCTGTCATCGCCAAGATTGAGAAACATGAAGCACTCAATCATCTTGAGGAAATTATAAAAACCGCAGACGCCATTATGGTCGCCAGGGGAGACTTAGGAGTAGAAATACCCTTGGAAAGGATCCCTCTTGTTCAAAAGAAGATCATTTGCATTGCCAACAGCCATTGCAAACCAGTCATTACCGCCACACAAATGCTAGAATCCATGATCAGCAATTACAGACCTACCCGTGCAGAAGTTACCGACGTAGCCAACGCCATTTTCGATGGAAGCGATGCAGTCATGCTCTCAGAAGAAACGGCCAAAGGACGCTATCCCATCGAGTCTGTACGTATGTTATCGAAAATTGCCAGAGAAGTAGAGCCGGGATTAGTGAGAAAAACCGATTTTGAAGCAAAACGGACTCCTGGTGCTCCTGTCATAATTCCCGATGCTATAAGCAGCGCGACCTGTCAGATCGCTGACGACCTTCATATAAAAGCCATTATTACCTGCACTCAAACAGGAGGTACCGCACGGTTTGTTTCCAAATATAGGCCAAAACAGCTCATCCTTGCCGTTACGCCGTCACCCCATACCTACAGAAGACTTGCACTGGTATGGGGCGTCATCCCCATACTTACTGAATCTATGCAAAACACCGATGACATGATGAAAAAGGGTATCGAAGCCGCCAAGCAGGCCGGTTATATTAGCGAGGGAGAAACATTAGCCATCACTGGTGGCGTCCCCGTCTGGAAACCGGGATCTACCAATCTCTTGAGGGTGTATTAA
- a CDS encoding tyrosine-type recombinase/integrase, with the protein MAVRFRKYFPQCKPIPCNGRQGKHCPGDRPLNKLNGQYRVCGHWAIEFFDDTKKWQSLTFKDIRSRADAERRLAMFIGDRERGKLNLPKKKVIPTLGEYSKTYLELYRGAKESTQDTKRANINILVKHLGDYRLDKITPFIIEKFRVDRREKDKVSDGSINDNITVFSHLFNTAIKAGVIDRNPCSEVKKLKIPKKHERVLSSEGIGLLLDKLQGKDRLMVLVGLFTGMRINEVLRLKWTDIDFTKGLIAFVQSKTGKALTIPISAYLIGELLRYKERCQEDWLFETREVTKRIANAHSHRFSLLFQSIGIRDFTFHGLRHTFSSLLQSELGVGAVVVQGMTGHSSLGMLQRYSHTGLDSKKRAVQALTDHVLGMGEKAVLPLAAQA; encoded by the coding sequence ATGGCTGTTCGATTTCGTAAATATTTCCCACAATGCAAGCCTATTCCTTGTAACGGTAGACAGGGAAAGCATTGTCCTGGGGATAGGCCGCTTAATAAACTCAATGGTCAATACCGGGTTTGCGGTCATTGGGCAATTGAATTTTTTGACGATACAAAGAAATGGCAAAGCCTTACCTTTAAAGATATACGAAGCAGGGCGGATGCAGAAAGAAGGCTGGCTATGTTTATTGGTGACCGTGAGCGGGGCAAGCTGAATCTGCCAAAGAAGAAAGTCATTCCTACTCTGGGGGAATACTCCAAGACATACCTTGAATTATATAGAGGGGCTAAAGAAAGTACACAGGATACAAAAAGAGCAAACATAAATATTTTGGTAAAACATCTGGGCGATTATCGGCTTGATAAGATTACTCCATTTATCATTGAGAAATTCCGGGTTGATAGAAGGGAAAAAGATAAAGTATCGGATGGCAGTATAAACGATAATATTACTGTATTTTCCCATCTGTTTAACACGGCCATAAAAGCGGGTGTTATCGATAGGAACCCATGCAGCGAGGTTAAGAAGTTGAAAATACCAAAAAAACATGAGCGGGTGTTATCTTCCGAGGGAATAGGCTTATTGCTTGATAAACTGCAAGGCAAAGATCGTCTCATGGTGCTGGTGGGACTCTTTACAGGCATGAGGATAAACGAGGTATTACGCTTAAAATGGACGGATATTGACTTTACCAAAGGACTAATAGCGTTTGTTCAGAGCAAGACAGGAAAGGCATTAACAATACCGATTTCAGCTTATTTGATTGGCGAGTTGCTACGGTACAAAGAAAGATGCCAGGAAGACTGGCTATTTGAGACCAGGGAGGTCACAAAGCGTATTGCAAATGCACATAGCCACAGATTTAGTTTGCTGTTTCAGTCAATTGGCATCCGTGATTTTACGTTTCACGGCCTGAGACATACCTTTAGCAGTTTACTACAAAGTGAACTTGGAGTTGGCGCCGTTGTGGTGCAAGGTATGACAGGGCATTCAAGTTTGGGTATGTTGCAACGATATTCACATACCGGTCTTGATAGCAAGAAAAGAGCGGTACAGGCACTAACAGACCATGTTTTAGGCATGGGTGAAAAGGCCGTTTTACCTTTGGCGGCGCAAGCGTAA
- a CDS encoding DUF6722 family protein, translated as MTEKQRSNLAKFFYDIAKIDFAALVVAQFTNPLNIRLWTLFLGIISTAIPLLIAYSLDRKEKDNDRS; from the coding sequence ATGACAGAGAAACAAAGGTCTAACCTTGCTAAATTCTTTTATGATATCGCAAAGATTGACTTTGCCGCTCTGGTAGTAGCTCAATTTACGAATCCTTTGAACATAAGACTTTGGACATTATTTTTAGGTATAATTTCAACCGCTATTCCACTTTTAATAGCATATAGCCTGGATAGAAAGGAAAAAGACAATGACAGGTCTTGA
- a CDS encoding DNA adenine methylase gives MTISATKNLRSPLARIGGKGLLAGWLSEKIPEHTLYCEPFCGAGHLLFSKTPSQVEVINDIDNHLVNFFKIIQEPGKCQMLTNLLDYMPYSRNLWQELRTQWKQCSIPGDPVEASAQWFYLNRTCFSGDQKRGGFAVPSTTGRNPAQSFRTAIDTFDDIARRLRNVTIENLPYAECIKRYDSETTLFYCDPPYLNSEHYYGKDSFGQDDHRTLAGLLHGIKGKVMITHYQNSLYDELYRGWHRHEYSSFKGSHKSTGESKPKTVECLWTNFEREFNQ, from the coding sequence ATGACAATATCAGCAACAAAAAACTTACGTTCACCACTAGCCAGGATCGGCGGTAAAGGTCTTTTAGCTGGCTGGCTGTCCGAAAAGATACCGGAGCATACACTTTATTGTGAACCCTTTTGCGGGGCTGGACATTTACTCTTTAGCAAGACACCTTCCCAGGTAGAAGTAATCAACGATATAGATAATCACCTGGTAAACTTCTTCAAGATTATCCAGGAACCGGGGAAATGCCAAATGTTGACTAACCTTTTAGACTATATGCCTTATTCCCGAAACCTATGGCAAGAGTTAAGGACTCAGTGGAAACAATGCAGCATCCCTGGCGATCCTGTGGAAGCATCCGCACAGTGGTTTTATCTTAACAGGACATGCTTTTCAGGTGACCAGAAGCGGGGTGGCTTTGCTGTGCCTTCTACCACTGGCAGGAATCCAGCACAGAGCTTCAGGACGGCTATTGATACCTTTGACGATATAGCCAGAAGGCTACGGAACGTTACTATCGAGAACCTGCCTTATGCCGAATGTATCAAGCGGTATGATTCAGAAACTACCCTGTTTTATTGCGATCCCCCCTATCTGAATTCAGAACACTATTACGGCAAGGATTCCTTTGGCCAGGATGACCACCGTACCCTTGCAGGGCTACTTCACGGCATAAAGGGTAAAGTAATGATCACGCACTACCAGAACAGCCTATACGATGAATTGTACCGGGGCTGGCATCGGCATGAGTATTCAAGCTTCAAGGGTAGCCATAAATCAACAGGGGAATCAAAGCCAAAGACTGTGGAATGCCTTTGGACGAATTTTGAACGGGAGTTTAACCAATGA
- a CDS encoding helix-turn-helix domain-containing protein, producing the protein MSELKIVDTGNELRLLGMDEASKLLGIQKSTLYDMTMRRAIPVVKIGRLNRFKLSDLEAFINQNRQEAQS; encoded by the coding sequence ATGTCAGAATTAAAAATTGTGGACACGGGAAATGAACTTCGGTTGTTGGGTATGGACGAAGCATCTAAGCTTTTAGGAATTCAAAAAAGCACGCTTTACGATATGACTATGAGGAGGGCAATTCCGGTGGTAAAGATCGGGCGATTGAACAGGTTTAAACTGTCCGACCTGGAAGCGTTTATCAACCAGAACCGACAGGAGGCACAATCATGA
- a CDS encoding phage terminase small subunit P27 family, protein MRRKPDKLKAMQGTYRQDRAKEVVDLPEVTAKPEPPSWLDDIGKKTWERVTAVMADANLSFDVELLSAFCDCYSHLIKCSEKLRAEGYTLMSDSGLPKINPTVNALRELQKTLIEAGKQLGLSVESRARMGIEIKKNEPDELDFFLQGVKLRNQKPGGAK, encoded by the coding sequence ATGCGTAGGAAACCGGATAAATTGAAGGCGATGCAAGGGACGTATCGTCAAGACAGGGCAAAAGAGGTCGTTGATTTACCCGAAGTAACGGCAAAGCCTGAACCACCTTCATGGTTGGATGATATCGGCAAAAAGACCTGGGAGCGTGTTACGGCGGTTATGGCCGATGCAAACCTGTCCTTTGATGTAGAGCTATTATCGGCATTCTGCGACTGTTATTCCCACTTAATTAAGTGCAGTGAGAAGTTGCGGGCTGAGGGATATACGCTTATGAGTGATTCAGGGTTACCTAAAATCAATCCGACTGTAAACGCTTTACGGGAACTCCAAAAGACCTTAATTGAAGCTGGAAAACAATTGGGGCTATCCGTTGAGAGTCGAGCTAGGATGGGAATTGAGATAAAGAAGAACGAACCAGACGAATTAGACTTTTTTCTACAGGGGGTTAAATTGAGGAACCAAAAACCAGGGGGTGCTAAATGA
- a CDS encoding transcriptional coactivator p15/PC4 family protein produces MVEGVMLGEIVKSETDKIVISAKEYKGRKYVDIRTFFQGDDGNYLPTKKGVTFSPKFIEAMIKILQKGVVKTQ; encoded by the coding sequence GTGGTGGAAGGCGTAATGCTTGGTGAGATCGTCAAAAGCGAAACGGACAAAATTGTTATCAGTGCAAAAGAATACAAAGGGCGTAAATATGTCGATATTCGGACATTCTTCCAGGGCGACGATGGGAATTATTTGCCAACGAAAAAAGGCGTTACCTTTTCGCCCAAATTTATCGAAGCTATGATAAAGATACTCCAAAAGGGAGTAGTTAAAACTCAGTGA
- a CDS encoding ERCC4 domain-containing protein gives MIKKSDLVIIQDTREQNPLVFKNATVEVMGLSTGDYSLKHFTDKVTIERKSLSDLLGSLGVGRERFMNEIQRMRAYEYSALVIESSLTNIYKGGWRSAITAASVVGSLQALSSKYGIHVFFADNSGLVADMVEGLLYHFLRKQHEYLERIKPYLVNS, from the coding sequence ATGATAAAAAAATCAGATTTGGTCATTATCCAAGATACACGAGAACAAAACCCTTTGGTGTTTAAAAACGCAACAGTGGAGGTTATGGGACTCTCAACCGGGGATTACAGTTTGAAACATTTTACGGATAAGGTGACGATTGAGCGTAAAAGTTTATCAGACTTGCTAGGATCGTTGGGGGTTGGCCGTGAAAGATTCATGAATGAAATCCAACGTATGCGGGCATATGAGTATTCAGCTTTGGTTATTGAATCATCACTTACGAATATTTACAAAGGCGGGTGGAGAAGTGCAATCACAGCGGCATCGGTTGTCGGAAGCTTGCAGGCATTGAGTTCGAAATATGGGATACACGTTTTTTTTGCAGACAATTCGGGACTAGTAGCGGATATGGTCGAAGGACTTCTATACCATTTTTTGAGAAAACAGCATGAGTATTTGGAACGAATAAAACCTTACTTGGTTAACTCTTAA